The following proteins are co-located in the Desulfoscipio sp. XC116 genome:
- a CDS encoding copper amine oxidase N-terminal domain-containing protein: protein MRVVDDLIGADVVFNQETKTAEITFSGQEVKFTADSNKVIINNTPSSMNTKVVYDEKINTLFIPVYILINTFNLNAQWNPTWNQLDINDERIMKGQEISDLEGSNVWRNKVSNANAFRMVHFALRKIHEEEMFTRMQLEFTAENITEYDIQGGEEDIHYWIKLNNSFIAETDTRDQRPRPYVKVGEITKRGIPFDINKGDALNYVMIWPRTVLPNESPKINTNLAPEDAAKLNEILNHSAKYINEVANGHLSGDPDLALNANKVCVQEDYETFQEPFDMEELKELDEAFETAIYNMEADCSKDGRMIYRDNYKEKLRQVLKTFEKYTS, encoded by the coding sequence ATACGAGTTGTCGATGATCTTATAGGGGCAGACGTGGTATTCAATCAAGAAACCAAAACGGCTGAGATAACCTTTTCCGGCCAAGAAGTAAAATTTACGGCTGATTCAAATAAGGTAATAATAAACAATACACCTTCTTCAATGAATACAAAAGTAGTTTATGATGAAAAAATTAACACACTTTTTATACCCGTTTACATTTTGATTAATACTTTTAACTTAAATGCACAATGGAATCCAACTTGGAATCAATTGGATATTAATGATGAGCGAATAATGAAAGGTCAAGAAATTTCAGACCTTGAGGGAAGCAATGTTTGGAGGAACAAAGTCAGCAATGCAAATGCTTTTCGAATGGTGCACTTCGCTTTAAGAAAAATACATGAGGAAGAAATGTTCACCCGTATGCAGTTAGAATTTACGGCTGAAAATATAACGGAATATGATATCCAGGGAGGGGAAGAAGATATTCACTACTGGATAAAACTTAACAATTCATTTATTGCGGAAACGGATACAAGAGATCAAAGGCCAAGACCATATGTAAAAGTAGGAGAGATTACAAAAAGAGGAATACCTTTTGATATAAATAAAGGGGATGCTCTTAATTACGTAATGATTTGGCCAAGAACTGTTTTACCGAATGAATCTCCTAAAATAAACACCAACCTTGCGCCCGAGGATGCTGCGAAGTTAAACGAAATCCTTAATCATTCGGCAAAGTATATTAACGAAGTTGCAAACGGACACCTTTCAGGCGATCCCGACCTTGCGCTTAATGCAAATAAGGTTTGTGTGCAAGAGGATTACGAAACTTTCCAAGAACCCTTTGACATGGAGGAACTGAAGGAACTTGATGAAGCGTTTGAAACCGCAATTTACAACATGGAAGCTGATTGTAGCAAAGACGGGCGAATGATTTACCGGGATAATTACAAGGAAAAACTTCGCCAGGTCTTAAAGACTTTTGAAAAATATACTTCATAA
- a CDS encoding efflux RND transporter permease subunit, which yields MILADVSIKRPVFTVVIMIMFLVLGISCYTYLPINENPQVEFPYVTVTVTQAGASPEQLEINVTKKVEEAVGQISGVNHISSTMSEGFSNTIIEFTLDKSPDVAAQEVRDKIAAIRGELPQDINDPAIAKLDVFASSILSIAVTGTEEIKDLSEFVDDKMVKSLYQVKGVGAVNIHGNTKREIQIKLDQNKMASYGLMVGEVVGNFQNGNLEGTGGRVSNENNEISLQLDGSVKKAEDFNNILVAERNGVDIRVQDIAEVIDGVQEVDSLSRYQGKPAIGIDIVKQSGANTVEVADEVKRTLSDINAPLPAGINVNLVRDNSEQIRDSVNGVQKNLLEGCILAILIVFFFLHDWKSTLISAVSLTISIISAFIAMKVMNFSLNHMSLMALTLSIGLLIDDAIIVVENIVRHIRLGKPPLLAAKEATSEIGPAVLATTLAVVAVFLPTAMVSGLVGRYFIEFGLTVAFSMLFSLFISFTLVPMMVSKLLKTREKRETLYGGFSHGFNYRFNQITEKYSQLLKMALSHRLIVIIMTITLFVGSMGLLTVLGFELDISSDTSDISIAVGLDSGLPLEKAGQKAESLEEIIRGYTEVESIYTTIQKDRISCYVKLCDKKERKDSTKTVADKMREELKKIPGVELAVRANIHEADESKEVAISIKGDNYDQLRTFALEAKRTMNQDSTARDVSISYKAGKPEARLVIDRDKAADLGVDTASALSTLNTLLGGTVISHYDSAQDKVDVRISMKDEQRTSLDSLNGVYVPGSGNQMIPLSQVTSQVFGTTASTLNRYDRSGQIELSANVVGMPTEEFLNTYLAKLKQQAPQGITIEVGGMSAELQEGFIGLLIALGMGVLFIFLIMAAQFESFIDPLAIMASLPLALIGAIAGLFVTDSKMNFMALIGIIFLMGLVAKNAILLIDFTKQRLREGVEINQALIEAGLVRFRPIIMTTLAMIFGMIPVAMSTGPGTEMRAPMAYAVIGGLITSTLLSLVIVPIVYTLLNDFKRLFGRKKLFVETGEDVKFVK from the coding sequence ATGATTTTAGCGGATGTCAGTATCAAAAGACCGGTATTTACCGTCGTGATTATGATCATGTTTCTTGTTCTGGGAATCTCCTGTTATACCTATTTACCTATCAACGAAAATCCTCAGGTGGAATTTCCCTATGTTACGGTTACAGTTACCCAGGCGGGAGCCTCGCCGGAGCAACTGGAGATCAATGTAACGAAAAAAGTGGAAGAGGCGGTTGGGCAGATTTCCGGAGTGAATCATATTTCTTCGACAATGAGTGAAGGCTTTTCCAATACGATCATTGAGTTTACCCTGGATAAATCTCCGGATGTTGCCGCCCAGGAGGTGAGGGATAAGATTGCCGCGATCCGGGGCGAGCTGCCGCAAGACATTAATGATCCGGCCATTGCCAAGCTGGACGTTTTTGCCAGCTCTATACTATCCATCGCTGTGACCGGAACGGAAGAAATCAAAGACCTTTCGGAATTTGTTGACGATAAGATGGTCAAAAGCCTGTATCAAGTCAAAGGTGTAGGAGCCGTAAACATCCACGGTAATACTAAACGGGAAATTCAGATCAAGCTGGACCAAAACAAGATGGCATCCTATGGTTTGATGGTGGGAGAAGTAGTTGGCAATTTTCAAAATGGTAATCTGGAAGGTACCGGAGGCAGGGTTTCCAATGAAAATAACGAGATTTCCCTGCAACTGGACGGCAGTGTTAAAAAAGCTGAGGATTTTAATAACATTCTGGTAGCTGAAAGAAATGGAGTAGATATAAGGGTACAGGATATTGCCGAGGTCATCGATGGCGTTCAGGAGGTCGACAGTCTTTCCCGGTACCAGGGAAAGCCGGCGATTGGTATTGATATCGTCAAGCAATCGGGCGCTAATACCGTGGAAGTAGCTGATGAAGTGAAAAGGACGTTGTCTGACATAAACGCACCCCTGCCTGCCGGGATAAATGTTAATCTGGTCCGGGATAATTCGGAGCAGATCCGTGATTCGGTCAACGGGGTGCAGAAAAACCTGCTGGAAGGATGTATCCTGGCTATTCTTATTGTCTTCTTTTTTTTACATGACTGGAAAAGTACTTTAATCAGCGCGGTATCTCTGACTATCTCAATTATCAGTGCGTTTATTGCTATGAAAGTTATGAACTTCTCCCTCAATCACATGTCGCTGATGGCTTTAACCCTGTCAATCGGATTATTGATAGATGATGCGATCATTGTTGTGGAAAACATTGTTCGCCACATACGCTTGGGCAAACCTCCATTACTGGCGGCCAAAGAGGCCACTTCCGAAATCGGTCCCGCCGTTCTGGCAACAACCTTGGCCGTTGTCGCCGTATTTCTTCCCACCGCCATGGTTAGCGGGCTTGTCGGGCGATACTTTATTGAATTTGGGTTAACAGTTGCTTTCAGCATGCTGTTTTCCTTATTCATTTCTTTTACGCTGGTGCCCATGATGGTCTCAAAATTACTTAAAACCAGAGAAAAGAGAGAAACATTGTACGGCGGATTTTCGCATGGCTTTAATTACAGGTTTAATCAAATTACGGAGAAATACTCCCAATTATTGAAGATGGCCCTTAGTCACAGATTGATTGTTATTATAATGACAATAACGTTATTTGTTGGCAGCATGGGCTTGCTTACAGTCCTGGGCTTCGAATTAGATATATCGTCAGATACAAGCGATATTAGCATCGCCGTAGGACTTGACTCCGGTTTGCCGTTGGAAAAGGCCGGTCAGAAGGCCGAGAGTCTGGAGGAGATTATTCGCGGTTATACAGAGGTCGAATCCATTTATACGACGATACAAAAGGATCGGATTTCGTGCTATGTGAAATTATGTGACAAAAAAGAGCGGAAGGACAGTACCAAAACGGTTGCGGACAAAATGCGGGAGGAGCTGAAAAAGATCCCGGGTGTTGAACTCGCTGTCAGGGCCAATATCCATGAAGCGGATGAGTCTAAAGAAGTAGCTATCAGTATTAAAGGCGATAACTATGATCAACTCCGGACCTTTGCTCTGGAAGCCAAAAGGACGATGAACCAAGATTCCACGGCCCGGGATGTTAGTATCAGTTATAAAGCCGGGAAACCTGAGGCCAGATTGGTGATCGACCGGGATAAGGCAGCGGATTTGGGAGTGGACACTGCTTCCGCTCTGAGCACGTTAAATACATTATTGGGCGGTACGGTGATCAGCCATTACGACAGTGCCCAGGATAAAGTGGATGTGCGAATTTCCATGAAAGATGAACAACGGACAAGTCTTGACAGTCTGAACGGAGTTTATGTACCCGGTTCCGGCAATCAAATGATTCCTCTCAGCCAGGTGACTAGTCAGGTCTTTGGGACAACAGCTTCAACCTTGAACCGTTATGATCGGTCTGGACAAATTGAATTATCAGCTAATGTTGTGGGCATGCCTACTGAAGAGTTCTTGAATACTTATTTGGCTAAATTGAAGCAGCAAGCTCCGCAGGGGATAACAATCGAAGTAGGCGGGATGAGTGCGGAATTGCAGGAAGGGTTTATCGGATTGCTGATTGCCCTGGGGATGGGAGTTCTCTTTATCTTCCTGATTATGGCTGCGCAATTTGAAAGCTTTATAGACCCATTAGCTATTATGGCTTCTCTTCCTTTAGCCTTAATCGGAGCTATAGCCGGTTTGTTTGTCACCGACAGTAAGATGAATTTCATGGCTTTGATCGGCATTATTTTTCTGATGGGCCTGGTTGCTAAAAATGCCATCCTACTTATTGATTTTACTAAACAAAGGTTAAGAGAAGGTGTGGAGATAAACCAAGCCCTGATTGAGGCCGGATTGGTGCGCTTTCGGCCAATAATCATGACCACGCTGGCCATGATATTTGGAATGATTCCGGTTGCCATGTCAACCGGGCCTGGAACGGAAATGCGCGCACCGATGGCTTATGCGGTTATCGGAGGATTAATTACTTCTACGCTTTTAAGCTTGGTTATTGTTCCGATTGTTTACACGTTACTGAATGATTTTAAACGGCTGTTTGGGAGAAAAAAATTGTTTGTTGAAACAGGAGAAGATGTAAAGTTTGTGAAGTAA
- a CDS encoding sigma-70 family RNA polymerase sigma factor — protein MGGNDKNAEAFYEHLCNQYFEQIYFYCQRLVKGQEQFMDFVEDCTQNTFLEARKQISHLLKHPNVEGWLYTTARNLINRSYRSMYVKKKHEVMMDENMANNLMKFDYELEELFNSSVDLDRLCADILSQLNAHEYDLYRDYYKNNMSILELAKKYDVSATAITTRIYRLKKKIKNFVYDHFKEKKFLKNM, from the coding sequence GTGGGAGGGAATGATAAAAATGCCGAAGCTTTTTATGAGCATTTGTGCAATCAATACTTCGAGCAGATCTATTTTTATTGTCAAAGGCTGGTCAAAGGCCAGGAGCAATTTATGGATTTTGTAGAAGATTGCACTCAAAATACCTTTCTGGAAGCCCGCAAACAAATCTCACATTTACTGAAACATCCTAACGTAGAAGGCTGGTTGTATACCACGGCGCGAAATTTGATCAATCGTTCCTATCGAAGCATGTATGTAAAAAAGAAACATGAAGTAATGATGGATGAAAATATGGCCAATAATTTAATGAAATTTGATTATGAATTGGAAGAGCTTTTTAATAGTAGCGTGGATTTGGACAGGCTATGCGCTGACATATTGAGTCAACTTAACGCCCATGAATATGATTTATATAGAGACTATTATAAAAATAACATGTCGATCTTGGAACTCGCTAAAAAATACGATGTCTCAGCTACTGCCATAACGACGAGGATTTACCGGTTAAAGAAAAAGATCAAAAATTTCGTCTATGATCATTTTAAAGAAAAAAAATTTTTAAAAAATATGTGA
- a CDS encoding DUF4367 domain-containing protein codes for MDKRLTESIPSDTNSDKEIIKKILFEKERDADVKDRMCAILYEASSADEATMDTDLIDECVKAIDLIEGRKEHLDPEKMKAMRQKVDQKYENWLRAQRKQRLKKLVAQSAAGLILVFFMSSTVASALGYNLVQTVVDWGKETFYLSAQNQPNVQDDDHNIADKKNYGNIEEILQDMAAKPLLPKWVPDGFDFKYAEKFVRLDNTNVVLYYENSAHKTIVFDFEIYTDQASADASFEKDDNMVEVYEKNNIPHYIFQNIDRVQAIWTSSNVIYNVSGNVSADEMKKIIDSMNGGS; via the coding sequence ATGGACAAAAGATTAACGGAATCCATCCCTTCCGACACCAATAGCGATAAGGAGATCATCAAGAAGATCCTTTTCGAAAAGGAGCGTGATGCGGATGTAAAGGATAGAATGTGTGCCATTTTATATGAAGCGTCATCGGCTGATGAGGCAACCATGGATACCGATTTAATTGACGAATGTGTAAAAGCCATCGATCTGATTGAAGGCCGTAAAGAGCACCTGGACCCCGAGAAAATGAAGGCCATGCGGCAGAAGGTTGACCAAAAATATGAAAACTGGCTGCGGGCTCAGCGTAAACAAAGATTAAAAAAGTTAGTGGCCCAAAGCGCCGCCGGTTTGATTCTGGTTTTCTTTATGTCCTCCACGGTAGCTAGTGCCTTAGGTTATAATTTGGTCCAAACCGTGGTTGATTGGGGAAAAGAAACGTTTTATTTATCGGCGCAAAATCAGCCCAATGTACAGGATGATGATCATAATATTGCCGACAAAAAGAACTATGGCAATATCGAAGAAATTTTGCAAGACATGGCTGCAAAACCGTTATTGCCAAAGTGGGTTCCTGACGGGTTTGACTTTAAGTATGCCGAAAAATTTGTCCGTCTGGACAACACCAATGTTGTGTTATATTACGAAAATAGTGCCCATAAAACCATTGTTTTTGATTTTGAGATTTATACTGATCAAGCGTCAGCAGATGCGTCTTTTGAAAAAGATGATAATATGGTTGAGGTCTACGAGAAAAACAACATACCGCATTACATCTTTCAAAACATTGATCGGGTGCAAGCGATATGGACCAGTTCAAACGTTATATACAATGTAAGCGGCAATGTTTCGGCAGACGAAATGAAAAAGATTATAGATTCCATGAATGGAGGTTCGTGA
- a CDS encoding efflux RND transporter periplasmic adaptor subunit: MKKLKLNKVVMSISAVILLTFMGSFIWRSLQTDSTPVIANHKTSVQVEQARESEKITQITYNATLEPVEEGIVSSKATGEIVRILFEDGDQVVSGQALAELDDQDLRNQLNAAEIAVQKLEANLQTTQGDYDRTKVLFENGAVAQVDYENAVTSLKLVKADLETAKISRQSISAALESCVIRAPISGVMDEKNINIGQMISPGLIIAKVKNITSLYAVVQIKQQDINKIQIGQRATIRNEDSAAEGLVKALAVSADSLTRVFRCKIDVDNKNKLFHPGDYAKVAIISDQKAQMITVPLEALAGDEGNYFIMVDDTGIARRRSVTIGEIMDNNRLEIKSGVRNGESVIYTNINMLQDGDEIAVVSGQGENQ; this comes from the coding sequence TTGAAGAAGCTTAAATTAAACAAAGTTGTAATGAGTATCAGTGCGGTTATTTTATTGACTTTCATGGGCAGTTTCATATGGAGAAGCCTGCAAACAGATTCCACGCCGGTAATTGCTAACCATAAGACTTCCGTTCAGGTTGAACAAGCGAGAGAGAGCGAGAAGATAACGCAAATTACATACAATGCTACTTTGGAGCCTGTTGAGGAAGGAATTGTGAGCAGCAAGGCAACCGGAGAAATTGTACGCATTTTGTTTGAAGACGGGGACCAGGTTGTTTCAGGCCAGGCTTTAGCGGAGCTTGATGATCAGGATTTGAGGAACCAACTTAATGCAGCTGAGATAGCAGTTCAGAAGCTAGAAGCAAATTTGCAAACAACCCAGGGGGATTATGATAGGACTAAGGTTCTATTTGAAAATGGCGCCGTGGCCCAAGTGGATTATGAGAATGCGGTAACCTCGCTCAAGCTGGTCAAGGCTGATTTGGAAACGGCCAAGATCAGTCGGCAGAGTATTAGCGCTGCTCTTGAAAGTTGTGTTATTCGTGCACCCATTTCAGGGGTGATGGATGAAAAAAATATTAATATTGGGCAGATGATTTCGCCGGGGCTTATCATAGCCAAAGTCAAAAATATAACTTCACTCTATGCGGTCGTACAGATAAAGCAACAAGATATAAACAAGATTCAAATAGGACAAAGAGCGACTATTCGCAATGAGGACTCTGCTGCCGAGGGTCTGGTCAAAGCGCTGGCTGTCTCGGCAGATTCTTTGACCCGAGTTTTCCGTTGCAAGATAGATGTGGATAACAAAAATAAGCTGTTTCATCCCGGAGATTATGCCAAGGTTGCAATCATCTCGGACCAAAAAGCACAAATGATAACGGTTCCCTTAGAAGCCCTGGCCGGTGATGAGGGGAACTATTTTATCATGGTTGATGATACGGGAATTGCGCGGCGCCGCAGTGTGACCATAGGCGAAATAATGGATAATAACCGGCTAGAAATTAAATCCGGGGTTCGAAACGGGGAGAGTGTTATCTATACCAATATCAATATGCTGCAGGACGGCGATGAAATAGCGGTGGTTTCGGGACAGGGGGAAAATCAATGA
- a CDS encoding toprim domain-containing protein — translation MQYLKDNPQITEIVLYLDNDAAGRLAAKTIKALLSSNYAAVSDEPPKHGKDYNDYLKVMLRGRHGPER, via the coding sequence ATGCAATATCTCAAGGATAACCCGCAAATAACTGAAATTGTCCTGTATTTGGACAACGATGCAGCAGGGCGGCTAGCGGCAAAGACTATCAAGGCCCTTCTTTCCTCCAACTACGCCGCCGTTTCCGACGAGCCGCCCAAGCACGGAAAGGATTATAATGACTATTTAAAAGTGATGTTGAGAGGGCGGCACGGGCCGGAGCGATAG
- a CDS encoding DDE-type integrase/transposase/recombinase produces the protein MKDQQKAEEIAAQRMQLLSPLLADGLDAAKIREIKKDICQQTGLSERTLRRYLAQYRAVGFRGLKPKGKGRQTEEAIPSNILTQAILLRREVPGRSIAQIIQIMEWEGLIQEGRIKRSTLQEKLAEKGYSTRQMRMYSDSGVAARRFQKKHRNQLVHSDIKYGPYLPIGKDGAKKQVYLVTFIDDATRFVLHGEFYPTLDQVIVEDCFRKAIHKYGVPEAVYFDNGSQYRTKWMHRTCSKLGTRLVFAKPYSPEATGKVERFNRVVDAFLGEAKLEKPQSLDKLNELFWVWLEECYHNKPHSGLDGSASPHAAYRSDNKALRYLDPQTIANAFLHCEKRKVDKAGCISFNGNKYEVGLPFIGCKVQVIYDPANITELTIEYEGHAPWTARQLVIGQRAGKRPPLPEHLQPKPAESSRLLAAAALKNQQRKEQQAPAISFRAVNKEDNSHV, from the coding sequence ATGAAAGACCAACAAAAGGCCGAAGAGATTGCCGCTCAGCGGATGCAACTACTATCCCCGCTGCTAGCGGACGGGCTTGATGCGGCCAAAATCAGGGAAATTAAGAAAGATATCTGCCAGCAGACCGGACTATCCGAGCGTACGCTGCGCAGATACCTGGCCCAGTACCGGGCAGTCGGCTTTAGGGGACTAAAACCTAAAGGCAAAGGCCGGCAAACCGAAGAAGCTATACCATCAAATATCCTAACTCAGGCCATCCTGTTGCGTCGTGAGGTGCCCGGTCGCAGCATCGCTCAGATCATTCAGATTATGGAATGGGAAGGGCTGATCCAGGAAGGGCGGATTAAACGCAGCACCCTGCAGGAGAAGTTGGCCGAGAAAGGCTACAGCACAAGACAGATGCGCATGTACTCCGACAGCGGCGTGGCGGCTCGGCGATTCCAAAAGAAGCACCGCAACCAGCTCGTACATTCCGACATCAAATACGGCCCCTACCTGCCAATCGGCAAGGATGGCGCTAAAAAGCAGGTCTACCTGGTCACCTTCATCGACGATGCCACCCGCTTTGTGCTGCACGGCGAGTTCTACCCGACGCTGGATCAGGTCATTGTAGAAGATTGCTTCCGTAAAGCGATTCACAAATACGGAGTTCCCGAAGCGGTATATTTCGACAACGGTAGCCAGTATCGCACTAAATGGATGCATCGCACCTGCAGCAAATTAGGCACCCGGCTAGTATTTGCAAAACCGTACTCTCCGGAGGCAACCGGTAAAGTAGAAAGGTTTAACCGGGTGGTGGACGCCTTCTTAGGCGAGGCCAAACTGGAAAAACCACAATCGCTGGACAAGTTAAATGAGCTGTTTTGGGTCTGGCTGGAGGAGTGCTACCACAACAAGCCGCATTCCGGGCTAGATGGTAGCGCCAGCCCGCATGCTGCCTACCGCAGTGACAACAAGGCACTAAGGTATTTGGATCCACAAACCATCGCTAACGCCTTTTTGCACTGTGAAAAACGGAAAGTGGACAAGGCTGGCTGCATCAGCTTTAACGGCAATAAGTACGAAGTCGGGCTGCCGTTTATCGGGTGTAAAGTGCAAGTCATCTACGACCCCGCTAACATCACTGAACTGACTATTGAATATGAAGGGCACGCACCCTGGACAGCTAGGCAGTTAGTAATCGGCCAGCGAGCCGGGAAACGCCCCCCGCTGCCGGAACACCTGCAGCCCAAGCCCGCCGAATCGTCGCGACTCCTGGCTGCAGCCGCCCTGAAAAACCAGCAGCGTAAAGAGCAGCAGGCTCCAGCCATTTCTTTTAGAGCCGTGAACAAGGAGGATAACAGTCATGTTTGA
- a CDS encoding amidase domain-containing protein produces MKNKILHLTLAICLIFFTLTVTAYAEPSVNQANTEQIQKVVDSFFQSYFDSIVNKITMDTSDIVADTDQTYLFQRFIDWRVAMAKALDVGYKNYSYNVAYKDISTANGVVTVKASLDANYEYEIESVGEGSCKDIIYDFELLNTENGYVITSISTDDDMYTGFLKNINVTASPRSPFSLELKSSLETRVRNAINDLYNLAEEMKAIEGSRNMSVEEGTSPETDAIPAATYSYTASTGVEYANKYVENAASFFYNAGVDCTNFVSQCIWAAYGGWNSSQSNSTIKTNISNKVRMVNGTYSAGWFAGPGGGSGPWESVNSLWSFATGSPSKGPKATGSNNGSLYTGVSPSSIAKGNVLQFGNNSSTNYGHSVYVITVPSSPTYSKIKIAQHTSNAIRTLSEVISTNGAGKCYMRKMSFSSATFDS; encoded by the coding sequence GTGAAAAACAAAATTCTTCACCTCACACTTGCTATATGTCTTATATTTTTCACTCTTACTGTAACAGCGTATGCAGAACCGTCTGTAAACCAGGCCAACACAGAACAGATCCAGAAAGTAGTTGACAGCTTCTTTCAAAGCTATTTTGATTCCATTGTAAATAAAATTACTATGGATACAAGCGATATTGTGGCAGATACTGATCAGACTTACCTATTTCAGCGATTCATTGACTGGCGTGTTGCCATGGCAAAGGCCTTAGACGTTGGATATAAAAATTATAGCTATAATGTTGCATATAAGGATATATCCACGGCTAATGGGGTTGTAACAGTAAAAGCAAGTCTTGACGCCAATTACGAGTATGAGATCGAAAGTGTTGGAGAAGGAAGTTGTAAAGATATCATCTACGATTTTGAGTTATTGAATACAGAAAATGGATACGTAATTACAAGTATATCTACAGATGATGATATGTATACAGGATTTTTAAAGAATATAAATGTAACTGCCTCCCCCAGATCACCTTTCTCACTTGAGTTAAAATCCTCCCTGGAAACCAGGGTTCGGAATGCCATAAACGATTTGTATAATTTGGCCGAAGAAATGAAAGCTATTGAAGGATCAAGGAACATGTCAGTTGAAGAAGGAACGTCCCCGGAAACAGATGCAATACCGGCTGCAACTTACAGCTACACAGCATCAACCGGAGTTGAATACGCAAATAAATACGTCGAAAATGCTGCCTCCTTCTTTTATAATGCAGGTGTAGATTGTACAAATTTCGTATCTCAGTGTATATGGGCTGCGTATGGAGGATGGAACTCAAGTCAAAGTAACTCGACAATAAAAACGAATATCTCCAATAAAGTAAGAATGGTCAACGGAACTTATAGTGCCGGATGGTTTGCAGGTCCTGGAGGCGGTTCCGGTCCATGGGAAAGCGTGAATAGCTTATGGAGTTTCGCTACTGGCAGTCCTTCAAAAGGTCCAAAAGCTACAGGGTCCAATAATGGGTCGTTGTATACTGGGGTGTCTCCTTCTTCTATTGCAAAAGGAAACGTTTTGCAGTTTGGCAATAATAGTTCCACGAACTATGGGCATTCTGTATATGTAATTACAGTACCTTCATCGCCTACCTATAGTAAAATTAAAATCGCTCAACATACAAGTAATGCAATAAGAACGCTTTCGGAAGTAATTTCTACTAATGGTGCGGGTAAGTGTTACATGCGAAAAATGTCATTTTCCTCAGCGACCTTTGATTCATAA
- a CDS encoding ATP-binding cassette domain-containing protein: MGMRQQLGIAQAIMKDPEILIFDEPMNRLDHAGVKEIRDILKGHPALTWLFILNCQVKCYD; this comes from the coding sequence ATGGGAATGCGTCAGCAACTGGGGATCGCACAAGCCATCATGAAAGATCCAGAGATTCTGATTTTCGACGAACCTATGAATAGATTAGACCATGCCGGTGTGAAGGAAATTCGCGACATATTAAAAGGCCACCCCGCTTTGACCTGGCTTTTCATCTTAAATTGTCAAGTCAAATGCTACGATTGA
- a CDS encoding DUF6431 domain-containing protein yields the protein MNGLGDQIVLIIRRLRCEHCRRIHHELPDILVPYKRHSRKSIEAVIAGDTALTVTADESTLGRWRSWFSEMYYHFLGCLASIATLLGNQSVKESSCLSQSALTRIWDYVGNATGWLARVVRSVANTNCWVHTRSAFPS from the coding sequence ATAAATGGCCTTGGCGATCAGATCGTGCTCATCATTCGCCGGCTCCGTTGTGAACACTGCCGTCGGATCCATCACGAACTTCCGGATATACTCGTCCCGTACAAACGCCACAGCAGAAAAAGCATTGAGGCGGTCATAGCCGGAGACACCGCACTGACCGTCACCGCTGACGAATCCACATTAGGCCGTTGGCGCAGTTGGTTTAGTGAAATGTATTATCACTTCCTGGGTTGCCTGGCCTCCATCGCTACCTTACTCGGTAACCAATCTGTGAAAGAATCGTCCTGTCTTTCCCAGTCTGCGCTCACAAGGATTTGGGACTATGTTGGCAACGCCACCGGCTGGCTGGCCAGAGTTGTCCGATCAGTGGCAAACACAAATTGTTGGGTACATACCCGTTCTGCATTCCCGTCCTGA